One Nicotiana tomentosiformis chromosome 4, ASM39032v3, whole genome shotgun sequence genomic window carries:
- the LOC138909390 gene encoding uncharacterized protein, with amino-acid sequence MATLRDAWRTEFEWLRQGTMTVSGYSIRFSELARHAPILVPTKVVEIARMLERVRSEEKESKDTKRSRNSGGFSGFYSATMTHHGGTSGSRFYGDNSVYHSVLITIESYEAKSDFILLITAGEGAQTPIAGTPEQRVQVDQVPEIVPMQPVAPAQPEVRAAASEAQRAPPSPQAMITAPASTLPNQPARGGGRGGRGLPRGGGQARYYALPACIEAVAYDSVITGIVSVCHRDASVLFDPGSTYSYVSPYFASYLDVSQDSLSSLVYVSTHVGDSLVVYHVYRPCLIALSGFETKANLLLLNMVDFDIILGMDWLLPHYAILDCHAKIMTLAMPGFSLLEWSGTLEYNPSRVISFLKAQQMVEKGCDAYLAYVRDVSFDTPIVESVPIVRDFPDMFPTDFPGILPDRDIDFWH; translated from the exons atggCG actctccgggatgcgtggcgcacagagtttgaatggttgcgtcagggcaccatgacggtgtcaggaTATTccatcaggtttagtgagttagcccgtcatgctcctATTTTAGTTCCTACA AAAGTAGTAGAAATTGCCagaatgttagaacgtgttcgaagtgaggaaaaggagtctaaggataccaaaaggtctcggaactctggtggatttagtggattctactctgcaactaTGACTCATCATGGTGGAACCTCGGGCAGTCG attctatggcgATAACAGTGTCTATCATTCTGTTTTGAtcactattgagagctatgaggctAAAAGTGACTTTATATTACTCATTACA gccggggaaggagcacagactcccatcgctggTACTCCAGAGCAACGGGTTCAGGTCgatcaggttccagagattgtaccaatgcagccggtagctccagctcagcccgaggttagggcagcagcttctgag gcacaacgtgctccaccgagtcctcaggctatgattacagcaccagcttccACCCTACCTAATCAGccagcccgaggtggaggtcggggaggtagaggtctccctagagggggaggccaggccagatattatgcccttcctgcttgTATAGAGGCAGTCGCttatgattctgtcattacaggtattgtctcggtctgtcatagagatgcgtcagtattatttgacccaggctctacatattcttatgtgtccccttattttgcctcgtatttggaCGTATCacaggattctttgagttcccttgtttatgtgtctactcatgtgggagattctcttgttgtgtaCCATGTGTATCGgccgtgtttgattgctcttagtggttttgagaccaaagccaatttattattgcttaacatggtggactttgatattattttgggtatggactggttgttgccccattatgctattcttgattgtcatgctaagatcaTGACACTGGCTATGCCGGGATTTTCGCTATTAGAGTGGAGTGGTACCTTAGAGTATAatcccagtagagttatttcatttcttaaagctcaacaaatggttgagaaggggtgtgacgcgtatctagcttatgttagAGATGTCAgttttgatacccctatagttgagtcagttccaatagtgagggactttccagatatgtTCCCAACTGATTTTCCGGGCATactgcccgatagagatattgatttttggCATTGA